A genomic segment from Pseudomonas sessilinigenes encodes:
- a CDS encoding Tim44 domain-containing protein: protein MKRFLSIAMALCIGLTMSLDANAKRFGGGKSAGAAPTHQARQAAPTAPGAPAAAATAGAAGAAGAAAKAGGASRWLGPLAGIAAGGLLASMFMGGGFQGMQIFDILIMAVIAFVIFRFIAARRRKQQEQFAPAGHAPMQREAFQPQAPAGGSIFGGSAAPAARPVINAPAWFNEERFIEAARNHFQSLQQHWDANEMDKIAEFVTPQMLQFLKQERADLGDGFQSTYIDNLQVQLEGVDDRADKTIATLTFSGVSKTSRFDQGEVFSESWNMERAPGDNQPWLVAGIRQNG from the coding sequence ATGAAACGTTTTCTTAGCATCGCCATGGCGCTGTGCATCGGCTTGACGATGAGCCTCGACGCCAATGCCAAGCGCTTCGGTGGCGGCAAAAGCGCCGGCGCTGCCCCGACCCACCAGGCTCGCCAGGCGGCACCCACCGCTCCGGGCGCTCCTGCCGCTGCCGCCACTGCTGGTGCAGCCGGTGCCGCGGGTGCAGCAGCCAAGGCCGGCGGTGCTTCGCGCTGGCTCGGCCCCCTGGCCGGTATCGCCGCAGGCGGCCTGCTGGCCTCCATGTTCATGGGCGGCGGCTTCCAGGGCATGCAGATCTTCGACATCCTGATCATGGCGGTCATCGCGTTCGTGATCTTCCGCTTCATTGCCGCTCGTCGCCGCAAGCAACAGGAGCAATTCGCTCCGGCCGGCCACGCCCCCATGCAACGCGAAGCCTTCCAGCCCCAGGCACCGGCTGGCGGTTCGATCTTCGGCGGCTCCGCAGCCCCTGCTGCCCGCCCTGTGATCAACGCTCCGGCCTGGTTCAACGAAGAACGCTTCATCGAAGCGGCGCGCAACCACTTCCAGTCCCTGCAGCAACACTGGGACGCCAATGAAATGGACAAGATCGCCGAGTTCGTGACCCCGCAGATGCTGCAATTCCTCAAGCAGGAACGTGCCGACCTGGGCGACGGCTTCCAGTCGACCTACATCGACAACCTGCAAGTGCAGCTCGAAGGCGTGGACGATCGTGCCGACAAGACCATCGCCACCCTGACCTTCAGCGGTGTTTCGAAGACCTCGCGCTTCGACCAGGGCGAAGTGTTCAGCGAAAGCTGGAACATGGAACGCGCCCCGGGCGACAACCAGCCTTGGCTGGTGGCAGGTATCCGCCAGAACGGCTGA
- the hexR gene encoding transcriptional regulator HexR, with the protein MNLLQHIAQSRHLLRKSELKVADHVLLDPAAVMHSSMADLAHSVGISEPTIVRFCRAIGCSGFQDLKLKLAQSLAAGASFGQFAIHEDDSVADYSLKIFDTTLHTLMEVREKLDPVELQRAVTLMSQAQRVEFYGFGASGAVAADAQHKFFRLLLTAAAYSDPHMQAMSAVTLKPSDVAICISQSGRSKDLLITANLVRESGANLITLCPSQTPLAELSTVNLAIDVHEDTEIYTPLTSRIAHLVVIDVLAMGVAMARGPSLVNHLKSVKRSLRSLRLSPKAVKALDD; encoded by the coding sequence TTGAACCTGTTGCAGCACATCGCCCAGTCACGTCATCTGTTACGCAAATCGGAACTCAAGGTCGCCGATCACGTGCTCCTCGATCCTGCGGCCGTAATGCACAGCTCCATGGCGGACCTGGCTCATAGTGTGGGTATCAGCGAGCCGACCATCGTGCGCTTCTGCCGGGCCATCGGCTGCTCGGGGTTCCAGGACCTGAAGCTCAAGCTGGCGCAGAGCCTTGCCGCCGGTGCCAGCTTTGGCCAGTTCGCGATCCATGAAGACGATTCGGTCGCCGACTACAGCCTGAAGATCTTCGACACCACCCTGCACACTCTGATGGAGGTTCGCGAGAAGCTCGACCCGGTGGAGTTGCAGCGTGCCGTCACCCTCATGTCCCAGGCCCAGCGCGTGGAGTTCTACGGCTTTGGCGCTTCCGGCGCCGTGGCGGCGGACGCCCAGCACAAGTTCTTCCGCCTGCTGCTGACGGCGGCGGCGTATTCCGACCCGCACATGCAGGCCATGTCGGCGGTCACCCTCAAACCCTCGGACGTCGCGATCTGCATCTCCCAGTCCGGGCGCTCCAAGGATCTGCTGATCACCGCCAACCTGGTGCGTGAAAGCGGCGCCAACCTGATCACCCTGTGCCCGAGCCAGACGCCGCTGGCCGAATTGTCCACGGTCAACCTGGCCATCGACGTGCACGAGGACACCGAGATCTATACCCCGCTGACCTCGCGCATCGCCCACCTGGTGGTGATCGACGTCCTGGCCATGGGCGTGGCGATGGCCCGCGGCCCGAGCCTGGTCAACCACCTCAAGAGCGTGAAGCGCAGCTTGCGCAGCCTGCGCCTGTCGCCCAAGGCGGTCAAAGCCCTGGACGACTGA
- a CDS encoding acyl-CoA thioesterase: MEPGNAQLSMTVLMTPDMANFSGNVHGGTLLKYLDEVAYACASRYAGRYVVTLSVDQVIFREPVHVGELVTFLASVNYTGNTSMEVGIKVVTENIQERSVRHTNSCFFTMVAMDDQRKPAPVPPLQPETADGKRRYIQAQQRRQIRQELEKRYREIKADGP, encoded by the coding sequence ATGGAACCCGGAAACGCCCAACTGTCGATGACAGTACTGATGACCCCCGACATGGCCAACTTCTCTGGCAATGTCCACGGTGGCACCCTGCTCAAGTACCTCGACGAAGTCGCCTATGCCTGCGCCAGCCGCTATGCCGGTCGCTACGTGGTGACCCTGTCGGTGGACCAGGTGATCTTCCGCGAGCCGGTGCATGTCGGCGAGCTGGTGACCTTCCTGGCCTCGGTCAACTACACCGGCAACACCTCCATGGAGGTGGGTATCAAGGTGGTGACCGAGAATATCCAGGAGCGCTCCGTGCGCCATACCAATAGCTGCTTCTTCACCATGGTGGCGATGGACGATCAGCGCAAACCGGCCCCGGTTCCGCCGCTGCAACCGGAAACCGCCGATGGCAAGCGCCGCTATATCCAGGCCCAGCAGCGCCGGCAGATCCGCCAGGAGCTGGAAAAGCGCTACCGGGAAATCAAGGCCGACGGCCCTTGA
- a CDS encoding EAL domain-containing protein: MTPISDLSGPFMEPRVIRQHYAVEIAVERTRLLYQGSLLPTLFMLLNGLVCTWLLWSPSRYLLLSVWMVWLLALVALRVIQVAAFDSAIPSRQAQPVWLRMFLLGSTVSGLTLACAGIALVPTDSFLQQSWVFGLIGAAILSASVAYAVSLKAFLSFTLPCLLPAIAYLFWGGDEQQRGWGWLGLILLASLSVVAWQVNRLIQRGLLRRFQNQALIEHLQDAQSRSGQLNRELAREVEQRRRAEEQLREAQAGLEQRVVQRSLELDAANQALSKSEARLALALNASELGLWDWNLQTDEVHHTQIKELFGLEPEGVTAMLSHLKPRLHPEDLPTLRRALVEHLKGRSEDYQVEYRVLHGAGHWVWIEDRGRAVERSPDGRVLRMAGTRRDISADKELEVQRNLAATVFEAASEGIVILDPDYVLIAANQAFSQVTGFQIEDMLGCNVVELPCSRDARRHYPLIHQALEQHGSWQGELVETRKNGELYPQWLQLNVVRDRRGKVRHIVGFFADLSARRESEERMRYLTHYDELTGLANRSLFRERLREAHQRVRQGGRSLALLHINLDRFKLLNDSLGHEVADQLLQKMARRLVNALPEADTIARLSGDEFAVLFDAYGSLSSLTRVATRLLSKLRLPITVEGHELVVSASMGISMLPDSAREIAALVSQANMAMAHAKHLGGNNFQFYTESLQASTLERLQLENQLRKAIEDDQLMVFYQPKLCLATGRLNAAEALVRWEHPILGRVPPGDFIGLAEETGLIGPIGEFVLRQACRQACQWQRQGLEPIRVSVNLSVYQLRQGKLVSLVRQVLEETGLEPHLLELELTESQLLDSVEHIIATFQQLRDLGVKLAIDDFGTGYSSLSYLKRIPVDYVKIDQAFIRGLAEGGEDAAITRAIIAMAHGLSLKVVAEGVEEPAQLAFLRAEQCDEVQGYLISRPVDAQGLALLLQAQSR, from the coding sequence ATGACACCTATTTCCGACCTGTCGGGGCCTTTCATGGAGCCCCGGGTCATCCGCCAGCACTATGCCGTCGAGATTGCAGTGGAGCGTACGCGCCTGCTGTATCAAGGGTCGTTGTTGCCGACGCTGTTCATGCTGCTCAACGGCCTGGTCTGTACCTGGCTGCTCTGGAGCCCCTCGCGTTATCTGCTGCTCAGCGTGTGGATGGTCTGGTTGCTGGCCCTGGTGGCCTTGCGCGTGATCCAGGTGGCAGCCTTCGATTCGGCGATTCCCAGCCGGCAGGCACAACCGGTCTGGCTGCGCATGTTCCTGCTGGGGTCCACGGTCAGTGGCTTGACCCTGGCCTGTGCAGGCATTGCCCTGGTGCCCACCGACAGCTTCCTGCAGCAGTCCTGGGTCTTCGGTTTGATTGGCGCGGCGATCCTTTCCGCCAGCGTGGCCTATGCCGTCAGCCTGAAGGCCTTCTTGTCATTCACCCTTCCTTGCCTGTTGCCAGCGATCGCCTACCTGTTCTGGGGCGGCGATGAACAGCAGCGCGGCTGGGGCTGGCTGGGGTTGATCTTGCTGGCCTCATTGAGTGTTGTGGCCTGGCAGGTCAATCGCCTGATCCAACGCGGCCTGCTACGGCGTTTCCAGAACCAGGCGCTGATCGAGCACTTGCAGGATGCCCAAAGTCGCAGCGGGCAACTCAATCGCGAACTGGCCCGGGAGGTGGAGCAGCGCCGGCGTGCCGAGGAGCAACTGCGCGAGGCCCAGGCCGGGCTGGAGCAGCGAGTGGTCCAGCGCAGCCTGGAGCTGGACGCCGCCAACCAGGCCCTGAGCAAGAGCGAGGCGCGCCTGGCCCTGGCGCTCAATGCCAGTGAGCTGGGGTTGTGGGACTGGAACCTGCAGACCGATGAAGTCCATCACACCCAGATCAAGGAGCTGTTCGGCCTGGAGCCGGAAGGGGTCACGGCGATGCTCAGCCACCTGAAGCCGCGCCTGCACCCGGAGGACCTGCCCACGCTGAGGCGCGCCCTGGTGGAGCATTTGAAGGGGCGCAGCGAGGATTACCAGGTGGAGTACCGAGTGCTGCATGGTGCCGGCCACTGGGTATGGATCGAGGATCGCGGGCGGGCCGTGGAGCGCAGCCCCGACGGCCGGGTCCTGCGCATGGCCGGCACGCGTCGCGATATCAGTGCCGACAAGGAACTGGAGGTACAACGCAACCTGGCGGCTACCGTGTTCGAGGCGGCCAGCGAGGGCATCGTCATCCTCGACCCCGATTACGTGCTGATCGCGGCCAACCAGGCATTCAGCCAGGTCACCGGCTTCCAGATCGAGGACATGCTCGGCTGCAACGTGGTGGAGTTGCCCTGCAGCCGCGATGCCCGGCGCCATTACCCCTTGATCCACCAGGCCCTGGAACAGCACGGCAGCTGGCAGGGCGAGCTGGTGGAAACCCGCAAGAACGGCGAGCTCTATCCGCAGTGGCTGCAACTGAACGTGGTGCGTGACAGGCGGGGGAAAGTCCGCCATATCGTGGGTTTCTTCGCCGATCTTTCGGCTCGAAGGGAGTCCGAGGAGCGCATGCGCTACCTCACGCACTATGACGAGCTCACCGGGCTGGCCAACCGCTCGCTGTTTCGCGAACGCTTGCGCGAAGCCCACCAGCGGGTGCGCCAGGGTGGACGTAGCCTGGCCCTGCTGCACATCAACCTGGATCGCTTCAAGCTGCTCAATGACAGCCTGGGCCATGAGGTGGCCGACCAACTGCTGCAGAAAATGGCCCGCCGCCTGGTCAACGCCCTACCGGAGGCCGACACCATCGCCCGTTTGTCCGGGGATGAGTTTGCTGTGCTGTTCGACGCCTACGGCAGCCTGTCGAGCCTGACCCGCGTCGCCACGCGGTTGCTGAGCAAGTTGCGCCTGCCAATCACCGTAGAGGGCCATGAACTGGTGGTCAGCGCCTCCATGGGCATCAGCATGCTGCCGGACAGCGCCCGGGAGATCGCCGCCCTGGTCAGCCAGGCGAACATGGCCATGGCCCATGCCAAGCATTTGGGGGGCAACAACTTCCAGTTCTATACCGAGAGTTTGCAAGCCAGCACCCTGGAGCGCCTGCAACTGGAGAACCAGTTGCGCAAGGCCATCGAGGATGACCAGCTGATGGTGTTCTATCAGCCCAAGCTGTGCCTGGCTACGGGGCGACTCAATGCCGCCGAGGCCCTGGTGCGTTGGGAGCACCCGATCCTGGGACGGGTACCACCAGGGGACTTCATCGGGCTGGCCGAGGAGACCGGGCTGATCGGCCCCATCGGCGAGTTCGTGCTGCGCCAGGCTTGTCGCCAGGCCTGCCAGTGGCAGCGCCAGGGGCTGGAGCCGATCCGGGTCTCGGTGAACCTCTCGGTGTACCAGTTGCGCCAGGGCAAGCTGGTGAGCCTGGTGCGCCAGGTGCTGGAGGAAACCGGGCTGGAGCCGCACCTGCTCGAACTGGAGCTGACCGAAAGCCAGTTGCTCGACAGTGTCGAGCACATCATCGCGACCTTCCAGCAACTGCGTGACCTGGGGGTCAAGCTGGCGATCGACGACTTTGGCACGGGCTATTCCTCCCTGAGCTACCTCAAGCGCATCCCGGTGGACTACGTGAAGATCGACCAGGCCTTCATCCGTGGCCTGGCAGAGGGCGGTGAAGATGCGGCCATTACCCGGGCGATCATTGCCATGGCCCACGGCTTGTCCTTGAAGGTGGTGGCGGAGGGGGTCGAGGAACCGGCCCAGTTGGCCTTCCTGCGGGCCGAACAGTGTGACGAAGTGCAGGGCTACCTGATCAGCCGCCCGGTGGACGCCCAGGGCCTTGCGTTGCTGTTGCAGGCCCAGTCGCGCTAG
- a CDS encoding EamA family transporter — MGSGFFSSWTFWALLSAIFAALTAIFGKVGIENVNSDFATLLRTGVVLVSLALILYATGQYQSLESISTKSYLFLLLSGLATGASWLCYYRALKLGPASLVAPVDKLSVVFVAIIGVTLLGEKLDLRQWGGIGLITAGVVVLALRR, encoded by the coding sequence ATGGGTTCAGGCTTTTTTTCGTCGTGGACATTCTGGGCGTTACTGTCGGCAATTTTCGCCGCATTGACGGCGATCTTCGGCAAAGTCGGCATCGAGAACGTCAATTCCGACTTCGCCACCCTGTTGCGAACAGGGGTGGTGCTGGTGAGCCTGGCCTTGATTTTGTACGCAACGGGCCAATATCAGTCCCTGGAATCGATTTCTACCAAGAGCTACCTGTTCCTGCTGCTGTCCGGGCTGGCCACAGGGGCTTCCTGGCTGTGCTACTACCGCGCCCTCAAGCTGGGCCCCGCCTCGCTGGTGGCGCCGGTGGACAAGCTCAGCGTGGTGTTCGTCGCGATCATCGGCGTGACACTGCTAGGGGAGAAACTCGACCTGCGGCAATGGGGCGGGATCGGCCTGATCACTGCCGGCGTGGTAGTGCTGGCACTACGGCGCTGA
- a CDS encoding SMI1/KNR4 family protein, producing MEEVIEQLREANEPVPVPLELPDEDLLVEIEEQLFINIPFVFKEFLLTVSDVVYGSLEPVTVTDPQSHTYLPEVAATAWDMGVPRELIPICQDGDDYYCVEEDGTVVLWSGEEELITEDSWESVWHWARDVWLES from the coding sequence GTGGAAGAAGTCATCGAACAACTCCGAGAAGCCAACGAACCGGTGCCCGTTCCCCTGGAACTGCCGGACGAAGACCTGCTGGTGGAAATCGAGGAACAACTGTTCATCAATATCCCGTTCGTCTTCAAAGAGTTCCTGTTGACGGTCAGCGATGTGGTCTACGGCAGCCTGGAACCGGTAACCGTTACCGACCCGCAATCCCATACCTACCTTCCAGAAGTGGCGGCGACCGCCTGGGACATGGGCGTGCCTCGGGAATTGATTCCGATCTGCCAGGATGGCGACGACTACTACTGCGTAGAAGAAGACGGCACCGTAGTGCTGTGGTCCGGCGAAGAAGAGCTGATCACCGAGGACTCCTGGGAATCGGTGTGGCACTGGGCGAGGGATGTCTGGCTGGAAAGCTGA
- a CDS encoding PA3496 family putative envelope integrity protein: MARPYEESSSAVKTRRQQEDQRRMEFRRAIEHRFELRRLQQEINDYPEQDAVNYWQAAPAASRQTAQPAR; the protein is encoded by the coding sequence ATGGCCCGGCCTTACGAAGAGAGCAGCAGCGCAGTCAAGACCCGTCGTCAGCAGGAAGACCAACGCCGCATGGAATTTCGCCGTGCGATCGAGCACCGCTTCGAACTGCGTCGCCTGCAACAGGAAATCAACGACTACCCCGAGCAGGATGCCGTCAATTACTGGCAGGCCGCTCCGGCAGCTTCCCGTCAAACCGCCCAACCAGCCCGCTGA
- the uvrD gene encoding DNA helicase II has protein sequence MRDDLSLLLNSLNDAQRQAVAASLGRQLVLAGAGSGKTRVLVHRIAWLIQVENASPHSILSVTFTNKAAAEMRHRIEQLLGINPAGMWVGTFHGLAHRLLRAHWQEAGLSQTFQILDSDDQQRLVKRVIRELGLDEQRWPARQAQWFINGQKDEGLRPQHIQASGDLFLATMRSIYEAYEAACQRAGVIDFSELLLRALDLWRDHPGLLAHYQKRFRHVLVDEFQDTNAVQYAWLRLLAKGGESLMVVGDDDQSIYGWRGAKIENIHQYSDDFPDTEVIRLEQNYRSTAGILKAANALIANNTGRLGKELWTDGGDGEAINLYAAFNEHDEARYVVETIESALKTGLARSDIAILYRSNAQSRVLEEALLRERIPYRIYGGQRFFERAEIKNAMAYLRLLEGRGNDAALERVINVPARGIGEKTVEAIREHARHSDVSMWEAMRQLVANKGLTGRAAGALGAFIELIENLAAKTLDMPLHLMTQTVIEQSGLIAYHEAEKGEKGQARVENLEELVSAARNFENTEEDEDLTPLAAFLGHASLEAGDAQADEHEDSIQLMTLHSAKGLEFPYVFLVGMEEGLFPHKMSLEEPGRLEEERRLAYVGITRAMQNLVMTYAETRRLYGSETYNKVSRFVREVPKGLIQEVRLSNSVSRPFGGGQSQSTSSLFSGSAIPDTGLSLGQAVRHSVFGDGVILNFEGAGAQARVQVNFSEGSKWLMLGYAKLEAI, from the coding sequence ATGCGCGATGATCTCTCCCTCCTGTTGAATTCCCTCAACGACGCCCAACGCCAGGCCGTAGCGGCCTCCCTGGGTCGTCAGTTGGTCCTGGCCGGCGCTGGTTCCGGCAAAACCCGTGTGCTGGTGCACCGTATCGCCTGGCTGATCCAGGTCGAGAACGCCTCGCCCCACTCGATCCTGTCGGTGACCTTCACCAACAAGGCGGCGGCCGAGATGCGCCACCGTATCGAGCAATTGCTGGGCATCAACCCCGCGGGCATGTGGGTCGGCACCTTCCACGGCCTGGCCCACCGCCTGCTGCGGGCCCACTGGCAGGAAGCCGGCCTGAGCCAGACCTTCCAGATCCTCGACAGCGACGACCAGCAACGCCTGGTCAAGCGGGTGATCCGCGAGCTGGGCCTGGATGAACAGCGCTGGCCGGCCCGCCAGGCCCAGTGGTTCATCAACGGCCAGAAAGACGAGGGCCTGCGCCCGCAGCACATCCAGGCCAGTGGCGACCTGTTCCTGGCCACCATGCGCAGCATCTACGAAGCCTACGAGGCCGCCTGCCAGCGTGCGGGAGTCATCGACTTCTCCGAGCTGCTGCTGCGCGCCCTGGACCTGTGGCGCGACCATCCGGGCTTGCTGGCGCACTACCAGAAGCGTTTTCGCCATGTGCTGGTGGACGAGTTCCAGGACACCAACGCCGTGCAGTACGCCTGGTTGCGACTGCTGGCCAAGGGTGGCGAAAGCCTGATGGTGGTGGGCGACGATGACCAGTCGATCTACGGCTGGCGCGGGGCGAAGATCGAGAACATCCACCAGTACTCCGACGACTTCCCGGACACCGAAGTGATCCGCCTGGAGCAGAACTACCGCTCCACCGCCGGCATCCTCAAGGCCGCCAACGCCCTGATCGCCAACAATACCGGGCGCCTGGGCAAGGAACTGTGGACCGACGGCGGCGATGGCGAGGCCATCAACCTGTATGCCGCCTTCAACGAACACGATGAAGCCCGCTACGTGGTGGAAACCATCGAGAGCGCGCTCAAGACCGGCCTGGCCCGCAGCGATATCGCCATTCTCTACCGCTCCAACGCCCAGTCCCGGGTGCTGGAGGAAGCCTTGCTGCGCGAACGCATCCCGTACCGCATCTATGGCGGCCAGCGCTTCTTCGAGCGCGCCGAGATCAAGAACGCCATGGCCTACCTGCGCCTGCTGGAAGGCCGCGGCAACGACGCAGCGCTGGAGCGAGTGATCAACGTCCCGGCCCGGGGCATCGGCGAAAAGACCGTCGAGGCGATCCGCGAGCATGCCCGCCACAGCGATGTGTCGATGTGGGAAGCCATGCGCCAACTGGTGGCCAATAAAGGCCTGACCGGTCGTGCGGCCGGTGCCCTTGGCGCGTTCATCGAGCTGATCGAGAACCTGGCGGCCAAGACCCTGGACATGCCCCTGCACCTGATGACCCAGACGGTGATCGAGCAGTCGGGGCTGATTGCCTATCACGAAGCGGAAAAAGGCGAGAAAGGCCAGGCCCGGGTGGAAAACCTCGAGGAACTGGTCAGCGCTGCGCGCAACTTCGAGAACACCGAGGAAGACGAGGACCTGACGCCCCTGGCGGCCTTCCTCGGCCATGCTTCCCTGGAAGCCGGCGATGCCCAGGCCGACGAGCACGAAGACAGCATCCAGCTGATGACCCTGCACAGCGCCAAGGGCCTGGAATTCCCCTATGTGTTCCTGGTGGGCATGGAAGAAGGCCTGTTCCCCCACAAGATGAGCCTGGAAGAGCCGGGCCGCCTGGAGGAAGAACGCCGCCTGGCCTATGTCGGTATCACCCGGGCCATGCAGAACCTGGTCATGACCTACGCCGAAACCCGTCGCCTGTACGGCAGTGAAACCTACAACAAGGTGTCGCGTTTCGTACGTGAAGTGCCCAAGGGGCTGATCCAGGAAGTACGCCTGTCCAACAGCGTCAGCCGGCCTTTCGGTGGTGGCCAGTCCCAGAGCACCAGCAGCCTGTTCAGCGGCAGCGCCATCCCGGACACCGGCCTGAGCCTTGGCCAGGCCGTGCGCCACTCGGTGTTCGGCGACGGCGTGATCCTCAACTTCGAGGGCGCCGGAGCCCAGGCCCGGGTCCAGGTCAACTTCAGCGAAGGCAGCAAATGGCTGATGCTTGGCTACGCCAAGCTGGAAGCCATCTAA
- a CDS encoding cation:proton antiporter, with the protein MHAISFIQDLAVIMLVAGVVTVLFHRFKQPVVLGYIAAGFIIGPHTPPFGLIHDEQTIKTLAELGVIFLMFCLGLEFSLRKLFKVGATAFIAAFLEIVLMIWIGYEIGRWFDWSTMDSLFLGAILAISSTTIIVKALNDLKMKNERFAQLIFGVLIVEDILGIGIIALLSSIAVSGTVSSGEVFSTVGKLSLFMIVALVIGILLVPRLLAYVAKFDSNEMLLITVLGLCFGFCLLVVRLEYSMVLGAFLIGAIMAESRQLLKIERLIEPVRDLFSAIFFVAIGLMIDPQILLQYAWPIAVITVAVVLGKMLSCGMGAFIAGNDGRTSLRVGMGLSQIGEFSFIIAALGMTLQVTSDFLYPVAVAVSAITTLLTPYLIKAADPLSLKLSAVLPKRLSRVLGMYGEWLRSIQPQGEGALLASMIRKILLQVGVNLALVVAIFFSGSYFSGRIGVYLQDWISDPGRQKALIWGGALLLSLPFLIAAYRKLKALSMLLAEMGVKAEMAGRHTQRVRRVIAEVIPILSLLVIFLLLAALSASILPTLELLVLVAVVAAAVAAVLWRWFIRVHTRMQVALIETFDQSKDGGGH; encoded by the coding sequence ATGCATGCCATCAGTTTCATTCAGGACCTGGCCGTGATCATGCTGGTCGCGGGTGTGGTGACCGTTCTCTTCCATCGATTCAAGCAGCCGGTGGTGCTGGGCTATATCGCCGCGGGCTTCATCATCGGGCCCCATACCCCGCCTTTCGGGCTGATCCACGACGAGCAGACCATCAAGACCCTGGCCGAGCTCGGGGTCATCTTCCTGATGTTCTGCCTGGGGCTGGAGTTCAGCCTGCGCAAGCTGTTCAAGGTGGGCGCCACAGCGTTCATCGCGGCGTTCCTGGAAATCGTCCTGATGATCTGGATCGGCTACGAGATCGGCCGCTGGTTCGACTGGAGCACCATGGATTCGCTGTTCCTCGGGGCGATCCTGGCCATCTCTTCCACCACGATCATCGTCAAGGCGCTCAACGACCTGAAGATGAAGAACGAACGCTTCGCCCAGCTGATCTTCGGCGTGCTGATCGTCGAGGACATCCTGGGGATCGGCATCATCGCCCTGCTATCGAGCATCGCGGTCAGCGGCACGGTGAGTTCCGGCGAGGTGTTTTCCACGGTAGGCAAGCTTTCACTGTTCATGATCGTGGCGCTGGTGATCGGCATCCTGCTGGTACCGCGCCTGCTGGCCTACGTGGCGAAGTTCGACAGCAACGAGATGCTGCTGATCACCGTGCTGGGCCTGTGCTTCGGATTCTGCCTGCTGGTGGTACGCCTGGAGTACAGCATGGTGCTGGGGGCGTTCCTGATCGGCGCGATCATGGCCGAGTCCCGTCAGTTGCTGAAGATCGAACGCTTGATCGAACCGGTTCGCGACCTGTTCAGCGCCATTTTCTTCGTGGCCATCGGCCTGATGATCGATCCGCAGATTCTCCTCCAGTACGCCTGGCCAATCGCGGTGATCACCGTGGCGGTGGTATTGGGCAAGATGTTGTCCTGCGGGATGGGCGCCTTCATCGCGGGTAACGATGGACGTACATCGTTGCGAGTAGGGATGGGGCTGTCACAGATTGGCGAGTTTTCATTCATCATCGCCGCCCTTGGCATGACCTTGCAGGTCACCAGCGACTTCCTCTATCCCGTGGCGGTGGCGGTTTCGGCCATTACCACCTTGCTCACCCCCTACCTGATCAAGGCCGCCGACCCGCTGTCGTTGAAGCTGTCGGCGGTGCTGCCCAAGCGGCTGAGTCGGGTGCTGGGAATGTACGGCGAGTGGTTGCGCAGTATTCAGCCCCAGGGCGAGGGCGCGCTGTTGGCGTCGATGATCCGCAAGATCCTGCTGCAGGTAGGGGTGAACCTGGCCCTGGTGGTGGCGATCTTCTTTTCCGGCAGCTATTTCTCCGGGCGTATTGGCGTTTATCTACAAGATTGGATCAGCGACCCAGGCCGGCAAAAGGCGCTGATCTGGGGTGGGGCCTTGCTGTTGTCGCTGCCGTTCCTGATCGCCGCCTATCGCAAGCTCAAGGCACTGTCGATGCTGTTGGCAGAGATGGGGGTCAAGGCGGAAATGGCGGGGCGTCATACCCAGCGGGTGCGACGAGTGATCGCCGAGGTGATCCCGATCCTGTCGTTGCTGGTTATTTTCCTGCTGTTGGCGGCGTTGTCGGCAAGCATCCTGCCGACCCTGGAGCTGCTGGTACTGGTGGCCGTGGTGGCCGCGGCCGTGGCTGCGGTGCTGTGGCGCTGGTTCATTCGCGTACATACACGGATGCAGGTGGCGTTGATCGAGACTTTCGACCAGAGCAAGGACGGTGGTGGGCACTGA